Genomic DNA from Procambarus clarkii isolate CNS0578487 chromosome 34, FALCON_Pclarkii_2.0, whole genome shotgun sequence:
CTCACccttactctcccccccccttctcactcactactactactaatgggcacacgtctagatccagaatcccttcgtgtaccaGCTGCCCTCCGCCTTggcgccccaattcacactgaatacaagtgtatttgcgacAGGGTGTAatcagaccaatatggactgcatgggttgcaccgCGGAAAATCCAAGGGCTggaatgcaagacacaacgaggtcaatgacatcatcaagaggagccttgtctcggctcagtgcccagcggagagagaacctcgcatcctaggggaccaAAACCCGGATGACCCCGAACTTTGCCCAGATGGCATCACAATATACCTCTGGAAGAGGGGTAGACAgccggtgtgggactacacgtgtgtatccacCTTGGCTGACACCTACATACGCTTTGGTGCTGattaagcaggtggggcggccaaccgccgggaaacagcaaaatcagtcaagtacaggcgattggaaggtcaATAAACCTTTGttaccatagcgtctgagacacaTAGCCCCTGAGATAGGAATGTCTTGGGATTCCTCAAaaattgggttccaggctcatcATCAGAGACCCAAAGGCAGCCAGTTTCCTGTTTCagcacctcagtgtggcgatccagaggggaaacgcctgctgcgtcctcggttcctgtccggaagcggaggagctccaagagatccataacctctaAACCAGTTGTAATAACTAATGTAAATCTTGTACCCTTTAAATTTCTAATAAAGCACAACAAACATGGTAATTAGATATATATTTGACGTAAATGGTCACAGCTATGGTTGCTGTTTGGTATGACAGCGTCTTGACAAGCCGATCCGTAAGGTAAGGCTACACAGTGCaggtgtaagaaagtgcgagaacgggttgtataatcTCCCATTGccgttgtatctgtcgattatGTCGGATTGAACTAGACGTCAGTGGATGTTGTTTGACATTGTTATTTTTACAATTTATCTATACACCTTAAATTTAATTATAATAAAGCTCgtactgaggcaaagtgaaatcgacaccagtaattccatctatcatcatactattatgcaagaggagccccacacatctatggatcttcTAATAAAATCAtccgacttctagatgttactactgctcagcttagactcggttacaagtatctttgGGAATTCTGATTATTTGTTGatatagacctgaccaaatgtaaactgtgtcaacaaaattattcgcactccCTCTGCCACTAAGTGATGGAGTGCGGAAAGatgcgtgaattcagagacaagtctataacaaatgttccagaaatgtctaaatatttcattcaaaattatcttctaccagaaatcttagccaaatatccccagtttcaggacaaacatatcaattgtgaaactagctctccacgtatgtcagttgcttaattagaAACTgcgacttgtggtcgatctcgagcccATTGAGCTCGAGATCGACCACAGTTGGGCTTATCAACATGAGTTGATAAGCCCAACACGGAACCAAAGCAACTGGGTAGTTTCAACAAGTCGAGCAACACCGCTGACAACACCTCAACCCTCCACCTGCAACcctttctcgcactttcttacaacgTTAAGCAACATATAGCCGAAGCCCTACATTACATATAAAACACTCATCTAACTATCTACAGACAGCTTACGCTATAACAGCTTAATTCATCAAAGAAAATTGATTATTTTTATAATAGGATGGCTCCAAGTGTGTGTAATTCTAGTATCTTCTGGTCAGACGACGGAACACTGGATTTTTTCCCAGGATGAAGACAGTTTAATTAAGGTTATATATTTATTAACGTTTGTTTGGCtgtataacaatatatatacCTTCAATGTAAgcattgtatatatattataatacatatatattatatatcatatatataatgttaataccattattattattgttatatacagTATTTGTTTTGACTGAAAACATGATATGAACAAAATGTGCATTATTGTCATGTATTTTAGCTTATTTAATTATACATGAAATATTCTGAGCAATACAAAATTAGGATACAGTAATTCAAGTATCTGTTCGTTCAAGGAAAAGTAATTTACTTAAATAGCTACTTGGCAAAGAACGATATCATGGAGATGTTCGATAGTTATTAGTTACGTTAGATATCTTATATAGAAGTAAATGTTTAAATGGTTTGAAAACAATTGTCAGTTATCATCGAAGTGTAAATTATAGGTTAAATAGACATGTGTGTATACAGTATAAGTTTAGGTATGTTTCTGTGTTTGTAAAATATGTATGGTTGTATTTTGTTGGCAGAAACTTGAAATTGTTCACTGTACGAAAACTCTCTTCATACGCATGATAGTTGTATCTCTGGCACCAAAATAAAAATAAGGTAGAGGTGTTCACTCGTGAGGTTAGGCGGCGGCATGGCAGCGGGTCGGGAGAATGTAGTCGTGGAGTTGGGCTTCATCGAGAAGACTCCAGCGTGGAGGTTAAGATCCAAGTTTTTTCCAAGCAAGGTATAATTGTTTAGACAGTTGGCTTTGTGTCAATTTCACACAAACATGTGGGTGAATGTCATGAAATTAATTTGACAAACTTAAACTTTCTTGCATACAGTTCTAATACTTAAAATATTTTCTATTTGTGAAGGATAGTAGTCACATCCTACAGAAGAGGGTTTGTCAACCGATTCTAAAGCCTAGCAAACCCTGTCGAGCCTAGCACGTCCTAAGCTAACACATCCTATCCTTACAATCACAAAATGAGCCGTTGTGTGTAAGATTGAAGAAACTGTGATGAGTTCTGttcaggcttttttttttttttaatgcgtTTTGGTTTATTTCTAACCCCCAAATTCACTTCAAGGAGAAAGCCAGGTTCTGATCTTGGGCCCTGGTAGGCTCCTGAGGGATACAGAGCCTTGGCATTATAAGTCTGGTTAGTAGGTATTTTGCTTTTGGGTACAATTTGGTTCCGCTCATTGCATGGTTTTAAGCTTCTAGGCTGCTCATCAGATTGTGCCTGATTTCCATGTGTGGATATGTTATTAGATATCATGTGGTATTCCACACAGCTTCTGATGATAGTGTGACAAATCTCCTCCCAAAAGATTTGTTGTTTTGTTGTCCCTATTGGTTATGATATTTTCACTGTGCAAAGCTGTAAATCATATTTTGATTATACTGTAGTTAGTACACAGTGTTTTagtcaatttaaaaaatatatactatataaattttatactttacTGTTTTTTCTTTCAGGTTGGTGGCTATCCAGCATGGTTAGCATTAAAAAACCTTCCTTCAAATGAAGAGCTGTCATGTCGCATTTGTAGTAAACCTCTTGTTTTCCTCTGCCAAGTTTATGCTCCGTTCCATGACAGAGATAATTGCTTTCACAGGTATGGCTGCCTTTAAATTTTTTTTGCTACAGTATAAAACTAGTTTTAACATAATCTATAAAAATTAGACAGATCTTTGTTGAAATATGCTTGAGGCCATGGACATCCTAGAATATTGTCCagcagtaattttttttttatccaatGAAAACCCCAATGTATActcttcagttttaaattacctgTATTCAGTATTAAACATCTTTAAAGTCATGCTTGGGAAAATGGGGCTGGCCAGATCATGTACCAGCAAATAAAGTAAAACACTGTAATGtacaatactgagaaaaaaagtaTACTTTCGGTGTGTCTTATAAGTTGAACGTATGCACATAAGAAGCATAAATGGCGGCTATTAGATTAAGACAGCAGAATACACAGTATACTCAATCCCTGGTATCACACACTTCCTGTGCCTTGCAAGTGATTTGTGTAGGTTCGAGTCCTGCCCTTGGAATATTCTGGGTGTCAATACTTAAATGTTCACCTCTGTtctcccagcagtaattgggtacctggttattaACCAATTGGCAGATTATGTTCCAGGAAAACTAGTGGCTCAGTGttgtctgattgtgcctatggcacctctgctcttcaccggttctattctgcattttcttccatatcgttcactccagtacgttgttattttactgtgtagattagggacctggccatccagtattttccatgtgtatattatttggtaataTAATAACCTCAGAATAGTTTAATTTAAATTCATATTGTGCTATTGTAAAAGATAGTAGAGCTGCCACTCTGTAGATCTTCTGGCATTTTTACTGCACGTGCTATGCTACACGAGTAACTGTTTATTTTAAAAGCTAACATAATTTGAATAGGCCTTAAAATTGTATAGATGCACAAAATTTCACATAATTTGCATAAAATGTGAAACCAAGAATCAACAAACATCTACATATCTTGGGAATTTGGAAGAAACTGGGCACTTGTTTTCATTGATGGCTAGAAAGAATGTGGTCTCTGCATTTAAATGCTGATTATATGTTTGAAGATAAGATTTTtgaattttaaatactgtattatacagtacagtaatacaaATCCAGTATATGCAAATAAGGTTCACAGTTCCATCTGTTTCTGTACCCACCTGTGAAAAAAGTAATAAACTAGGGCCAGTGAGTGCAACTAATGTGCAtgctgtaatataatattagaaCAATAAACATACAGTACTGTTTTTTCTGTTATCACACATTACATGTAACTACTgtacatgtttatgtactgtggctGTATGCTGTGGCTATCTGGCTCATGTTGTGAACATTGTCACCAGCACTGGGTTCACTGATACATGAACCGTGTACATCATCTTTATGGTATAAATGAGCCAGGGGTCTTTTGTCACTATCATCGATAAATAACTGCAGTTGTTTATTTTATTATCATTAAATGATGCTGTGGGCACAATCTGCACGGAGGTGCTATGAACTGCTGCGCATGCACTGCTGTTGCATGCACTGCTCCATGTGCTGCTCAAGGTTGCTCTCTGAGTATTGAGGCCCTTACACCCAGGAGGGCTGCCCATGATTTCTTTCCAAGAAGGCGTCTATTTCCTGGAGGCCTGAAGAAGCGGATTCGAGCCCTAAGTATCCATGGGAGTTTTAAATATTACACAGCACTTTAATTCATGCCTGATTGTGATACATTGTTGAAGGGTTGAAGGCTAAAGATTTGTCAAAAACAACCTATACAGCCTAGAATGGCTCAAAGCAGTTTAGTGGTGAGTGAGAGTGTATATATAAGAAATAATTGATCCTGGGATCATTATTTTTTAAATATACTGTATTTTAATATTTCAGAACAGTGTTTGTGTTTGTATGCCGTGATCCAGACTGCTGCCGAGAAAATAGTTCATCAAATATTCGAGTGTTTCGCTCTCAACTGCCCAGAGAAAATGAATTCTATCCCGATGAACCTGCTAAGGCAAGTAAATGCTACATAAGAATTTTGTATTTTgggaaaatatacaaatattccTTTTAGAAAGCATATCTTTGAAGAAGTAAATGACTTATGTGTACATTCAATGTAAATGAGTCTGAAAATTAGCAGATGATACAGAAACTGAAGACATTTCAAATAAGATGGAAATAGCTTGTGCTAAGTATAGCCTAAGGGGCAGGAAAATATTTTGTACTTCAGGAACAGAAAAGTAAATCATTGAATTTTTAAAAATAATTTGGACCTCTAATTTAACTGTCTATGAAAGCAAAGTGGTTATTGATAGGCTATATATTAATGATAGGATAATATTGAACAAGTGCTCCTGATTAGATCATAAAATAGAAGACTACTATGTATCGGATGAAAAAGCAAAGTTAGAAAATTTAAGGTTACCGAGAGGATTGGATCGACTTGCATTCAGAAAGTTTTGGAAACATAAAGTATTCATCCAACAATAGCCTGCAAATGGTGTTCATATTTGCATATTTATGCATCAGACTTCTGGAATTTTATTCTTTAGCATTGTTTTAAATGTTTTCAAaagttttttgtatattttattaaCTCCCAAGCTGGAGTTATAATTAACCAATGATTTCTCATCAATAGTCAATGGTTCACACATTGGTCTGCCTTGCATTTTCTCAAGATGAAGTCATCATAAATTTTTTCAGGACATTGAGCCTGGATCTGAGAGCCCAGGAGCTGGTGATTTTAACGCTTTGTGTCGTGTATGTGGTGCATTAGGATCGAAGGTAAGgcttttgaaattgaaaatatatttgtaattgagcaattttttttttaaagtactgtacatacagtaaTTAGCCTCGGACAATAAAAATAGATTAGTAAAGAAAAGCATTCAAACATTCCAAGCCCTGTTCTCTGTTAAGTGTAAAGTGATATATGTACAGTACTATACTGTATTTGCATCATATGTAATGAATGTGGTAAAGTAAATCTTTATTCATGCTTTTACTAATTTTATAGACATGTGGAGGATGTAAGGTTGCACGTTACTGCTCTAAAGATCATCAAGCCCTTGACTGGAAGGCTGGACATAGGATGGAATGTAAAAATCCAGGTACTGTAATTAGAAAATCATTTTGGTTAATTTGTCAGTTTTCTTTACTCGGAATATATTTATGAAGGTAACCGAGTGCTGCTTATTGGCCCCATTCTTTCCATTCTCAAGAGCCTAATATTGTCTTCTATCACCTCACCCTGAATATTTCTCCAGTTTATATCTACTTGAGGAGCCTTTTGTCCATCTTTAATCTTTTTCATAGTTCTCTAATTTGTGGTGGGCTTGTGCCCACTACGAAATTAATGATACAAAACATAAACTCTCTTTGAGATCCAAGAGTACTTCAGTATTTTTAACAAAATAGTTGCTAGAAGTGCAGTGATATCTTCGTTTACGAttgtaatccgttcccagagacgcgtTCTCAActaaaacgaattttcccataagaaataatgtaaatttaattaatccgttccacacaccAAAAATATTGActtaaaaataaattttatacCAAATAATACTCATTTTGTACTAGCTACAATACAGTAGTGTGTGTTTATCTTACCATGAATGAAGACTTGTTAGCGTATGgaagagagtgaggaggaggaggagaggtgtttgtgtttgggagtccccttccattataacaacagtgatgacatttctggagTACTCTTtcctacgttttgcaggcataccactaggacctggttgtggctcactgcttgttcgTCTTACCAAGAATCgtgtctatagacacttgtttttcccctatgttttaacacttgtctgtagttagATCACATTCTCACTGAATTATCTCTTGTTTTTCATCTCGTCatcctcacagctattttcttaggttgaacgttACCACTGACTTTTTTGGGATCAAtgacatgatatataataagaaattTTATGTTAAAAAAGCAAAAAAGCAGGCAAACAAAgacattcttcacaaagaatttaaGCTCAGCTGCAGTCGTCACTACGTGGGATAGACTTGTAAACAGAGATGCCTCGCTCCGTGCCCCCAGCACCACGCGCTCATTTGACCCATATGTGTACAAACAGACGTCTTCCAAGTAAACCGTCGTACACCAATTCAGATTTTACGACAAATTTGACGTCGACCAAAAAATTCGTACTCTAGGGCAGTCGTcaactgaggttccactgtattatcagtttaggaggatgggttgacatTTGTGTTCAGTGGATCAGTACGACAATCATTATTCATGTAGCAGAAAATAAGTACAGTACTTTAATTCATTCCCAGTTTCCATATACAGTATCATCTGAAACTCTATTCATGTCGAGGATTGGCACACTAAACATGATAAATTACTGTACTCTTGTATTTTCAATAtagatacagtatgtatatacagtatacatatatgCATGCATGTCATAGATAACAATGACAAAACTAAGTATTAATTTCATATTTTATAAAAACGATATCATATTTATACAATATCATATTTTATAAAATTAGAACCCTTGAATTATAACAaatgtttggtgccttctttgataattacttactataaCAAATGTTCTTTAACCAACAGAAACTGTAAGCAAGGTTTCATGTATGGGAAATGAAAAATTCCTTTTTCCCGAGTTTGAGATAGAATTGGAACCCGAAGAACTGGAAGTTTCAAAAGAAAAAAGTGAGGAAGAAGTGACAAAGGAGTACGAGGAGCTGCTGCGATCTGGTCAAGTAACACATCAGGATGATGATGGTAAggtttttacctcaataaaccctTAATATTTATTTGGTTTGTTCAAATGTTTAAAATTCTAGCACCCTGATTCTTCAGAAACTTCTTTTTTCAAGCTATGAATGTGACCGAAAAAGACTCCAGGCAGTCCTATATAAACACACATTTCATTGGCTAAACTATCATAAAAATGATCTTAATCTGCTTCTTTACCCAACACTTCTTATTTATCCTCTCCCAGCCTGCATCTTTCACACTTCCCTGCTAGTTATTCCTACCACTTACAGATATTACATGTATTTCTTATTGTAAATTCCAGCAATCTGgtttttatttaatttaacataaataaggaaactgcagaaagcctattgggccACGTGAAGCATCTCCTATTAAACGTACATGGAAATTTCATGTTCATGTACATTATGAATAATCCTTTCTTCATATCCATAATAAAATTTCTCCATTTTATAAATTTGTAGCTTTTTTCATGCAAAAATGCTCAAGTTGCAGTTCTGTGACAGCCTGAAATTGTCATTACTTGAACCCCCTCTCGCCATCAGCTCTTTCCTGCATGTAAGTTGTGTAGGTGGTAATGTGTTACATCTCACCTATGCCTCTGATGAATAGTGAAAAAGCAACAATATTGGCAGGCAAAGCAATTGCCATTTGTGTTGCATAGCATAAATTATACTGTAATGAATTTGTACATTTTTTAAGTTGTTGCTTATAACCTTCAAATTGGTTCTTCCCGAGGCAGACTATTGATGAGTAGTACTTTTTCTTTCAGATTCAGACACTGAAAATGATCTTATTAATATGGCATCTAAAGAGACAGATAAGCAATTTCAGAAGTTCAGAACACGTATCAAAGACTATCCTGATCAAGTAAGTGGTATTTTACTTTCGAAGCTTTAACTTTGATTATAATGCTGATGCCACCTGGTATTGTCCAGCCAAACTGGAGGACACTTATTGTTATAGTTAGATTTGACTAAACATCAAATTTAGTGACTTCTGTGAGGAACCCCTCAGGCTCCCTGGAGCTCTTGGACTGATAAGTGCTATATTAATCTGGAGCaaaggagttcagcctaccagggactatgagccagaacctggccacttcagagaggcacagggaagaATGGCCTATGTAAACACCCATGTGTTTGGGAGCATTTCATGTCTGCCAGTGACTGGGGTTTAGGCACCCAGAGACGTAGGCAAAACAGACTCCACTTAGCAAGAAATTGCAACCGGATAGAGAGGCAGAACTTCCCAAAACCTaaagaaacaagcaaatgtcATACACTGTTGCCGCTTGTCTGTGTAGCCCTTCCCTCTCCGGGAGGGGGGAAAGCCCCTAGTGCCAACTACTCTCACCTCAGTTCTTAGGTTGAGGTGCTCTGGGGCAGTCATCAACTCTGGCCTCAATGTCTTGACAGATTTTATGCCTTCATGGTGCAGTAGCCAGGAGTAACTTTAGTGTACTGGGACTGCATGTGCTTAAGGCTACctgccctaggtgccctgtaagtactacccttgggttTTAGGGTTATCTTCCATAGAGCCTTTCGGACTCCATTTCCATAGGGGTTCTTGCTGCTCTGCATTTATTccacccttggggccagctggggttttgtgGCCTTTGTTTGGTCTTGGgtaggaagtggtggtggtgtgggtgggggcgTAAGGTGCTGCGGTGCTCGCTTACCTATGTGGCGGCCATGTTCCTGTTCCTTCTGGTGGTGGCGTACTTTTGCAGGATTTTTCTATTTTGATATTCTTGCCAGGAGGGAGTCTGCCTTGTTTGGCTATTAGTCCACATAGGGTATATTGGTGGCCCTCATCTAGGGCCCCCATGCTTGTACAGATCACAAGGGATCCAGTTAATAGCTCATCACCCTTTGTTAGCTTTTGGTTTTCACCGGATAGCAGTAACTTGCCTGGGATTCCCGTAGAAGACACacttacgggccctggaaacacgTCGGGTCTTGGTTGACTAATGGATATGTCCTCTTGAGTTCTACCTTGCCTTGTAGGAGTTTTAAGGTTGTTCTGTGCCCTTGCctctgggtgacagtcacctgttttgcatcagtcatgctgcttgttgggtcagtgacacctttgaGTCTTGCAGGATGTGCAAGGTTCGGGTTCAGGCGGCAGTCCGCATTGCATGCCTGATTTATGTTGCTGTAATGCACTAGGTTGGTTGCCTGCTCAGATGCCCTGGTTGTCCTGTTCTGATTACagtatagggacccagacttgggggtatTAGTCGTTTCGACTTTGGTTTCGCCCGTGCCCGTAGGTCCTTCCCCAGTTGGCGTTGTTCACCCTGCTCCCCactcccaaacgtctgagggttttggagttggGGTGGGGTTTAGTTGTTCAAAAATATAAATGCATTTATTAGTTTTGTAATGGTATTGAGATTCACGTATTTTAATGTTACAGCTGCCAGTAGATCTGAAAACTATGATGCCAAAGTACTGTATATGTGCATTGAATATAAAGAAAATTAGCTTGGAAAATTATAGGGCTGAATTATAACTTGAAGCAGCTGCCTTATACCATCAGTTACTGCAATAATAATTTATTACGTATTGTGCTTGTCATAAGCTGATTTTTACATTGTTATAGATAGTGCGGTATGATCGTGGCCAAGAACCTCTGTGGGTGTCTTCAAGTAACAAGCCTGATAATATACCACCTTGCCCTTCTTGTGGACAACCAAGGCAGTTTGAGTTTCAGGTATGATTTATTTATTTCTATAAATCTTAGGACACACTATAATCCTAGGTATATTCTATTAATTTTCTGTTGACTGGGAGATGGTTAGTaaatttataaattaaaattttggTTTCTATAAGAAAAAAAGCTAACATTTTTACTTTCTTAAAGAAAAGTTTCTTATTTAACTTTCTTTACTTTctcattaacattaaatactttcaGATTCACATTTGTCTATTGTGGTCAGAGCCTGGAAACCTGATCATTCAAGAGAATAGTTTTATTTGTGCTCATCTATGTAAGATCTATACTTTTAATATGCATTGCTGTATAAAATAGGCAAAGTAACCGAAGTATACAAGCCACTCAAACTTTAATCAGATGAGGCCTAATGGTTAAATCAAAAGGGGAAACACATACAGTAATTAGGTTAATACTGATCATATCTGCATTTAGTAATTTACTTAAGAGTTGATATACCTACTGGCCATTTTTGTTCTTAAGCATTACTAGAAGGAAGGTTCTGTCAAATTTTCCTGTTTTAAATCTCTCCTTGCATTCTTGTTTTTCAAAATTTGGTGACTGAAGCCATGAATTTAGTTATTTTCAAAAGGAAACTTATCAAGATGTCTTAAATGTCTGAAGAAAGTTTTCCTTTTTCCTTTTAGGAAGGGGTGTTTCTAGAAGTAGCCAAGCATAATGTTACTGCTATAGAAAAATAACATTTCCTTCTGTTTTCTGTTACCAGGTAATGCCACAATTATTGGTGCACTTAAAAGTAGataacccaggcaagagtattgaCTGGGGCACTGTGTTGGTGTACTCCTGCAAAGAGAGTTGTCAGCAGGAGAATAATTATATAGAAGAACTAGCTTACAAACAAGACTATTCACCAATATCTCAAGTTATGAAGAATCACTCATAAATAGCAGCAAGTTAATCTTGTATTGCATGTTTTAATTTGAAATGAATGCAGAGTGGAAAAATGACTCAAGGCAAATAAAATTGATTGACTTTTAATTTCTTGAAAGAATGTTTTAATATTCattatcttttatatatataaatttatactgtatatataacaaTAATTTAGCATGTTAATACACAACCATAAGAGTTTTAACAGGTGAAAACCAAAATGATTTTGTCATTTTAGTGAAAGAATATGGAATGTTTTAACGAGGAACTAATTGGCTGCTCCTACATTTTTAGAGTTGTCCTATTTAATATTAGAATCACATTTATGATGTCTTTGGTTAAATAACTAAAATACAGTCTTATTGATAAAGTTTATGAAATCTTGTTAAAGAGCAATGGTCTCAACCTAAAATCCCACCAAGTTATAACTGTACACAAGAGGTCTACATACTGCTATAGTAGGCTTTGTAAAgtgtaagaaaaaaaatatatacattttaaaaATGCTACAAAGATACAAGAATACACTACAAAAATGCATTTTACATAATAGAAGTTTTACATAAATCACTTTCACAAAATGGAAGGCTCCTTCAACAAAACACAAATTAGAATAAGATAATGTAAAATATTTCTTAAGCACTTAATAACAGTGAACCATAGTTTGTGGGGGAATATTAGCATGATAAAAATAAAGCTAGCTTAAAATTATTTTCCATTAAACTGCAAAGTTAAAGGATGTGACAATAGTGGGCAAATCTTAGTattctgttttttcccttttactAGTGTTATTTTGGCTTCACTAGTACCACATATATTGGTTATTTTATGCCATATTCCCTTGGCATTTTACTTAAGAGGTTTTACCTTTTATATTAATTCTTAAAAAGACCGAATGGTTATTCGGTCTCTTGGCAAAATTTAACAAACTGCTACTAGGATAAGGATGACACATTACAACAGGATACATTGAAGATGTGTAGAGAGAAAAGACAGCAAAGTGACCCGTGTTTTCAATGTGAACAACAGTCAAAGTCTAAGCATGAATAGGGGCCCCCTATTATGCATCAAAGTAGTGCTGATCGCGGTGGTCATGAAGTATGGGTTtccacatacagtactgtaagAGCTCCGTAATTTTGATTACTCTGATTCGTGTCAATGAAATCTGAATAACTCTCGTTGGAGCTCATGACCCATTTTGATCTCTCAACCCGAACATGAATTCTGTTTAAAAATGATTCTGAATTAGTAACTAATAAATTTGAGTCAGTGTTGTAAAATCAAGGATTAATACaaatttaggttgctgcaatttCTGCTAAATGAGAGAATAAATTTCAGTTAATATTTGGATGGCAAAGATTAAAAAGTCAAACAGGGATGGGCCCCATATGATTTGGACCACAGAACAGAGACAGTATATGCTTTAGAATTGGGATGAATAAAAGCCACCCCCAAGCAGAGGCAAATGCCTGAATGATAAAGTAAAGGGCAAAGCTGGGAATATGCTGGTCATTAAGTTTAGTTCCAGT
This window encodes:
- the Zfrp8 gene encoding programmed cell death protein 2, yielding MAAGRENVVVELGFIEKTPAWRLRSKFFPSKVGGYPAWLALKNLPSNEELSCRICSKPLVFLCQVYAPFHDRDNCFHRTVFVFVCRDPDCCRENSSSNIRVFRSQLPRENEFYPDEPAKDIEPGSESPGAGDFNALCRVCGALGSKTCGGCKVARYCSKDHQALDWKAGHRMECKNPETVSKVSCMGNEKFLFPEFEIELEPEELEVSKEKSEEEVTKEYEELLRSGQVTHQDDDDSDTENDLINMASKETDKQFQKFRTRIKDYPDQIVRYDRGQEPLWVSSSNKPDNIPPCPSCGQPRQFEFQVMPQLLVHLKVDNPGKSIDWGTVLVYSCKESCQQENNYIEELAYKQDYSPISQVMKNHS